A window of Tautonia plasticadhaerens contains these coding sequences:
- a CDS encoding IS256 family transposase, with the protein MTHHDQPTALDRITELLAENGFDGLASAVTVLLNEVMKLERSNALGARPYERSEGRTGYANGFKPRTIHTRIGPLSVEVPQARGIEFYPSTLEKGIRSERALKLAVAEMYVPGVSTRKVAAITEKLCGLEVTSSQVSRAARALDEELEKWRARPIGETPYLILDARDEHVRHGGQVRSCAVLVAIGIDAEGRRSILGVSVSLSEAEAHWRDFLASLQARGLHGVKLVVSDAHAGLKPALAARLTGVPWQRCQFHLVENAMAFVPKPGMRKAVVASIRAVFDAPDRPEAERQLEIAVKKYRASAPKLAEWLEANIPEGLAVFALPPGHRRRLRTINMLERLNKELKRRTRVAGLFPNEASALRLVSAVAMEISEEWETNRKYLTMEPE; encoded by the coding sequence ATGACCCACCACGATCAGCCTACCGCCCTGGATCGGATCACGGAACTGCTCGCCGAGAACGGCTTCGACGGCCTGGCGTCCGCCGTCACCGTCCTGCTCAACGAGGTCATGAAGCTCGAACGCTCGAACGCCCTGGGGGCCCGGCCGTATGAGCGGTCCGAGGGCCGCACTGGGTATGCCAACGGCTTCAAGCCCCGGACGATCCACACCCGGATCGGGCCGCTGAGCGTCGAGGTCCCGCAGGCTCGTGGGATCGAGTTCTATCCCTCGACCCTGGAGAAAGGCATCCGCAGCGAGCGGGCTCTCAAGCTGGCCGTGGCCGAGATGTACGTGCCGGGCGTCTCGACGAGGAAGGTCGCCGCCATCACCGAGAAGCTCTGCGGCCTGGAGGTCACCAGCTCGCAGGTCAGCCGGGCCGCCCGGGCCCTCGACGAGGAGCTGGAGAAGTGGCGGGCCCGGCCGATCGGCGAGACGCCCTATTTGATCCTGGATGCCCGCGACGAGCACGTCCGCCACGGCGGCCAGGTCCGCTCCTGTGCCGTGCTCGTGGCCATCGGCATCGACGCCGAAGGCAGGCGGTCGATCCTCGGGGTGAGCGTCTCGCTGTCCGAGGCCGAGGCCCACTGGCGGGACTTCCTGGCCTCGCTCCAGGCCCGGGGCCTGCACGGGGTGAAGCTCGTGGTCAGCGACGCCCACGCCGGGCTCAAGCCGGCTTTGGCCGCCCGGCTCACCGGCGTACCCTGGCAGCGGTGCCAATTCCATCTCGTCGAGAATGCCATGGCCTTCGTGCCCAAGCCCGGGATGCGGAAGGCGGTCGTGGCCAGCATCCGGGCGGTCTTCGACGCCCCGGATCGGCCCGAGGCCGAGCGGCAGCTGGAGATCGCCGTGAAGAAGTACCGGGCGAGCGCCCCGAAGCTGGCCGAGTGGCTGGAGGCCAACATCCCCGAGGGGCTGGCGGTGTTCGCCCTGCCGCCGGGACATCGGCGTCGGCTGCGGACGATCAACATGCTGGAGCGGCTGAACAAGGAGCTGAAGCGGCGGACGAGGGTCGCCGGGCTGTTCCCCAACGAGGCGTCGGCGCTGCGACTGGTCAGCGCCGTGGCGATGGAGATCAGCGAGGAGTGGGAGACCAACCGCAAGTACCTGACGATGGAGCCGGAGTGA
- a CDS encoding IS630 family transposase: protein MARPLAVLTLSDDERQTLTTWASRPKSTQRLAKRARIVLACAEGLENKQVAARLRVCTATVGTWRRRFVERRLEGLADEPRPGAPRTITDADVERVVTRTLETKPKDATHWSTRGLAREAGLSQSTVGRIWRAFGLKPHKAETFKLSTDPFFVEKVRDVVGLYMSPPERAIVPCVDEKSQVQALDRTQPLLPMTTGQAERHTHDSARNETTSLFAALNVATGEVVGKCHRRHRHQEFLKFLDEIDARVPKGPGVEIHLVLDNYATHKTPAVKRWFLRHPEYHLHFTPTSSSWLNLVERFFAQITEKRIRRGVFRSVAALEAAIREYLERHNASPRPFVWTADADLILKRIKRVCERTSDSGH from the coding sequence ATGGCGCGACCGCTGGCCGTACTGACTCTGAGCGACGACGAGAGGCAGACCCTGACCACCTGGGCGAGCCGACCCAAGAGCACCCAGCGGCTCGCCAAGCGGGCCCGGATCGTCCTGGCCTGCGCCGAGGGCCTGGAGAACAAGCAGGTCGCCGCCCGGCTCCGCGTCTGCACGGCCACCGTCGGCACCTGGCGGCGGCGGTTCGTCGAGCGACGGTTGGAGGGCCTGGCCGACGAGCCGCGGCCCGGGGCCCCGCGCACGATCACCGACGCCGACGTCGAGCGGGTCGTCACCCGGACGCTGGAGACCAAGCCCAAGGACGCTACGCACTGGAGCACCCGCGGCCTGGCCAGGGAGGCCGGCCTGTCGCAGTCAACCGTCGGCCGCATCTGGCGGGCCTTCGGGCTGAAGCCGCACAAGGCCGAGACCTTCAAGCTCTCCACCGACCCGTTCTTCGTCGAGAAGGTCCGCGACGTGGTGGGCCTCTACATGAGCCCGCCGGAGCGGGCCATCGTGCCGTGCGTCGACGAGAAGAGCCAGGTGCAGGCATTGGACCGCACGCAGCCGCTGTTGCCGATGACGACGGGGCAGGCCGAGCGGCACACGCACGACTCCGCCCGCAACGAGACCACCTCGCTGTTCGCGGCGTTGAACGTCGCCACCGGCGAGGTCGTCGGCAAGTGCCACCGCCGGCACCGGCATCAGGAGTTCCTCAAGTTCCTCGACGAGATCGACGCCCGTGTGCCGAAGGGGCCGGGCGTGGAGATCCACCTGGTGCTGGACAACTACGCGACGCACAAGACGCCGGCGGTGAAGCGGTGGTTCCTGCGGCACCCGGAGTATCACCTCCACTTCACGCCGACGAGCAGTTCGTGGCTGAACCTGGTGGAGAGGTTCTTCGCCCAGATCACCGAGAAGCGCATCCGACGCGGGGTGTTCCGCAGCGTGGCGGCGTTGGAGGCGGCGATCCGGGAGTACCTGGAGCGCCACAACGCCTCGCCGAGGCCGTTCGTGTGGACCGCCGACGCCGATCTGATCCTCAAACGCATCAAGCGGGTTTGTGAACGGACTTCCGACTCAGGACACTAG